ATTTAGACGTTCATCTAAAAGCAAAGAAAATGTTGAATTTACTGTTAGAAAAACAGAGAATAATGATTTGGTCGGATTTGTTGCCTTGTTTGACCTCAACATACGCAATCATACTGGCGAATTAGCGATTGGTTTTCCTAAAAAGGAAGATCGTCTAAAAGGTTATGGATCTGAAACCTTGAGCTTAATCTTAGATTATGGTTTTAACAATTTAAATATGCATAAAATTAAGCTCACCGTTTATCCATTTAACACACCTGCTGTGAAAGCCTACAAAAAGAATGGATTTACCAAAGAAGGTACCTTTAAAAATGAAGTCTTCTATGATGGCAAATGGGTCGATATTGACCATTACGCCATCTTCCAAAATGACTGGTATGCTTCCCAAAATGAGTATCAATGATAATCAATGCTAAAAAACGCGAAATAACATAATGTTATCCCGCGTTTTTTCTGTCTCATTATAATTCAACGTTAATTATACCTCAGCGTCAACTTTTTTAGTTGTGATACAACTGTCAATTTGATCTTTGTGAACAAATTTCCCCTCACTCATCATTGTTCATTTGCTGACTGGCAACATCTACATTTAAAGCATGCAAGCAATCACTTGCATGCTTTAAATGTAGATGTTATGATAACTTTAGGTAATATATCAAATAGGTTTTATTCAGATAGCAAATACTTAACCTTACTTACAACAAGCTTTTGATTTTTGACACTTATTGAAAAGGATATACGCATGAATAGACAAGATAAGAAAAACTTGACCAGAACAAAGATTACCACAGTGTTTATAAGTCTAGTCCATCAAAGAGGCTTTGCTAATACAAGGATATCAGATATCACTCAACAAGCTGGCCTTAGCCGTGGTACGTTCTATGTATATTTTCTTGATAAATATGATCTCTTGGAGAAATTGGAAAATAATTTATTAAAACACATTGAAACGCTTTCCACCTTAACAATTAATAAAACAGTTGCTTGGCTAGACAATCCCTCAGGCGATATACTATCTACGCCCTCCTCGCCATATTTCAGTTTGATTAATATTTTCAATTATCTAGATAATAACCGCTTTTTCTTTCAAACCTTGCTATCCGAAAACGGTGATAAACAATTTATTTACAAAATGAACCGCCTACTTGACCACTTATTTGAAAAGCTATGCAAAAATACTAGTGATCATATATTGCAAGCCTTACCAAGTGACTACACGATTGAGTTATTAACCAGTAGCCTTGTCAGTATCATTGACCATTGGTTACAAAAAGCTAATCCTGAAACGCCAAGCGATGTAGCAAAAATTTTGATTCAAAGCCGATTATTTGCTGTCTATCAACCAGCATAATTAGAATTCCTTTTCCTATACTTCAGTGACTGATAAAAAGATGAGCGCTACTTTTACTAGTTCTATATGCGCCTTGGATTTTTATAACAGCTGATTCTTTCTCCCAACAATCTCATTTATATTTGATCGTTTTAAAGTTATAATAGTAAGCAACGTGAGGGAAAATCATGAAAAGAGTTTTATTAATTGGCTCAGGCGGTGCTGGAAAATCAACGTTAGCACGCAAACTGAGTAAGCAATTGAACATTACAGTTTTTCACTTAGATAAGTTGTTGTGGAAACCGAATTGGCAAATGACGCCAAAACCTGAACAAGCCATCATTGTTAACAATTTAGTGCGTCAAGATAGCTGGATCATTGATGGTAATTATAATGGCACACTAGATATTAGAGTTGCTGCTGCCGATACCATTATATTCCTAGATAGAAGTCGATTTGTATGTATCTATCAAGTTTTTAAACGTCTTCTGCAGTATAGAGGCACGTCACGTCCAGATATGCAAGACAATTGCCCGGAAAAAATTGATTTTGATTTTCTCAAGTGGATTTGGCACTTTCCCAATAAACAAAAAGTTATGATCATGAACATGTTTGAAACGATTGATCAATCTAAAAATATTGTTATCTTAAAAAACAAAAAACAAATTGAACAATTTTTGGACCAATTATAAGTTTTACAAAAAACGTACAATTATATGTGATCAAAACAAATGTTGAATCAGGTCGCTCAAATAATCCATCATACTTTAGAAAGAACGCTATCCGATGAAATCATATGAAAGCAAGGTCGCATTAAACGAGGCCATTAAAACCAGTTATAAAAAGTACATTGATGAATTTACAAATATTCCAAATTCACTTAGCAATAAACGGATACAAGATGTTGATCGCACACCAAGCGAAAACATTTCATACCAGTTAGGATGGATTACCGCCTTATTGAACTGGGAAAGAGATGAAATAGCTGGGAAAGAGATCTTTGTACCAGCAAAAGGTTATAAATGGAATAATTTAGGCGGACTCTATCAATCATTTTATGATACTTATGCTGACCTTTCTCTTGAAGAACAGATTAACTTGCTAAATAAACGTGTTAATGAACTTTGTGAACTTGTAAGTTCTTTACCAGATGACATTTTATTTGAGCCCAATAAGCGAAAGTGGGCAACTACTCCAGCCCAATGGCCGGTATGGAAATGGGTTCACATCAACTCGGTAGCACCTTTTAAAACTTTTAGAACCAAGATTCGTAAGTGGAAAAAGTTAGCATTGATTAAATAAACAAAAAGCCATGATAACATATACTGTTATCATGGCTTTTTGTTGCTATAATTTAACATTCATTTTGATACAAATCAACTAACCGTTGCCTTAGTTGATCATCATAAGCTGTTAAATACATACCATATTTGCCACGTTTAATTAAAACATTCAAAACATTAGCAATAAAATCTTGATATTCTTTGCTTGTAAATTTGATATCCTTACGCTTCTTAAAAATCTCTTTGTGTGAGTATTTTTCTGGCAAAATAGTCATGCTATCTGTTTTGTCGTCATAGCCAAATGATGGACCAATGATCATGCCCACGTAATTCAAATCAAATCCTTGTAAGGTATAAATTGTGCCTACTTGTGTAATAGAGGATTCACGTTTAGCCCAGTGTGTACGTTGTGGATCCCATTCGTCCCAAGGCAAAGAAAATGTGTCCATCTCAACATTATGGCGCCCATCGATGCGTGGGAATCCAGAAGTTGCGACAACACGACTGAGCCCAACTTCGCGATTTTTAGCTTTAACTTCCTCATATAAGTCCCCTGCTGTTGAGAATACTTTAAAGTCAAAATCACTATTACGAGGAAAAGGCATTAATGGCTTTTGTGCTGTTAAGTCATCCATCCATTGTACTTGTTCTGAACTAGCAACCATACGATATTGAAAATCCATATCAAATTGTCGGTATGGATGACTACCAACGGTCTGACGTAATAAATCTTGTGACCAGTACATTTTAGATTGAAAAACTTGTGCAAAATCATAGACCACCACCACAATTTTGGCTAAGTTCATCAAATCTGTGAGTTGGTTCTCACCTCGATAGTGTGCATAAGGCTCTGGCTTTGAATATAATAAATGTGCCTCATCTACGAAAATAACATCATATTTCCAATTGTTTTTCTGGGCACGATTAATGAGTGCTGTGGGACGTAAGATATCCTTTTCTTTCATACCGGGAATATCATGGGCAAGATCTTGATAAGCTTTAAATAATTCGGGATGATTAACAACTAACGCGGTTTTATAGCGTTTATCCGTCATATATTTTGTGACTAAATTCATTAAAACAACTGATTTACCAGTGCCGGCAGCCCCTTGAATAACCGCCACAGCATGCTGATTTCCTTTAATGCTCTCATTAATATAACTGTTTATACTTGTAATGGTTTCTTTCTGATTATCAGATAATTGATCAATCATGAACTGATCTTTTAAAATTTTATTCATTGCGATTCACTCCTATTGTATTTATTATACAGACTTAGTAAGGAAACATCAGATTTTATTGTTATCCCCACAAGGTTCATCATGTTAACATTTATTTAAGGTTTTTCTAATAGTATTCGTGTCCTTTAACTATTTGATACTATATAAGCAAAGTAAAGTGTTCCAAATATTAACGTGCAAATACTTATCCACGATAAAAGATGTATCAACGGAGTTGCATTATGACTGCAAGCAAGATGAACTAGGCTGCATATTTCTTTAATTGTTTATAGGAAACTCACTAATGCATATTAAAGAAAAGAGAAAAACATGTTTATAGGTAACAATGTAAAACTGTCGCATTATCATGAAGAAGATGGAAAAAAGTTAGCTAGTTGGCAATGGGACGAAGATTTTTTAACGCCGTTAACTAGTGATATGATTCACCCTTACACCGCGGAAGACTGGGAAAAAATATTTAGGGATGCTTCCAACAGCTATGAAAATGTTGAATTTACCATTCGAAAAGTCAGTGATGATAGTTTAGTTGGGTTTGTTGATCTATCTGATATCAGTGTACGCAATCATTCCTGTGAACTTGGTATTGGCTTCCCCAAAAAGGAAGACCGATCAAAGGGATATGGCACTGAAGCCTTGTCTTTAATCTTGGATTATGGTTTTAATAATCTCAACATGCACAAAATTAAGCTCTCAGTATACCCCTCCAACATCGGCGCTGTAAAAGCCTACACTAAAGCGGGATTCGTCAAAGAAGGTACAGCCAAGAATGAAATTTTTTACAACGGAAAATGGATTGATATAGACTATTATGCGATTTTCCAAGAAGACTGGTATGCAAGGCAGTAATAAAAAATAAAAGCACTCAATGAGTGCATACATAAACAAGTTAACATGTAGGACTCATGTTAAAAGAATTGGGAGAATGATTATGGATGAGAATGGCAAAATTGTACCTGTTGAAATTAAAGGTTGGAACTGGGGGGCCTTCATGTATAACATTTTTTGGGGAATTGGTAACAAAACTTATTTACCTTTACTATGCCTAATCCCTTTATTTAATTTCATTTGGATCTTTGTTTGTGGATTTAAAGGCAATGAATGGGCTTGGCAAAAAGGTGATTACACTGACGTGGAGACATTTAAAGCTGTCCAGGCCACATGGAATCGTGCTGGATTGGTACAGTTTATTTTGACAATCGCCATATTAGTACTATACTTTTTACTTTTCGTGATTCTTTTCTCATCAGTCTTAAATCAAAATAACTATTAATAGTCTCATCCTATTTGGTGTGCTTGCGCAGAGAAAAATCAACAAAAAATTTCAAACTCATTAATCACTCGTTTGAAATTTATAGGAACTGAAATCAAATGATGACCACTCAAGACAATATTCTTTTAAAAACCGCACTAAAAATGAGACATGAAAAAGAATTTAAGGCATCCAACCGTATCTTAAAAAAATTAGATGCAAAATATCCGCTTAATGCCTATATTCAATATCAATATGCTTGGAGCTTCGATATTCTTGGGCAAGAAAGAGAAGCTGTCCCTCACTACTATGCAGCCATTGATAACAATGGGCTAGAATCTGTCGATTTAGAAAACGCCTACTTAGGTTTAGGTAGTACTCTACGATCAATAGGTTCTTATGATGAATCATTAGATATTTTATCAAAAGGTACGGAATTATTTCCAACAAATAATGCTTTAAAAGTTTTCAAGGGGATGACACTCTATAATTTAAAACGCTTTAAAGAGTCCACAACTATTTTATTGGAATGTCTTATTGAGACAAGTGAAGACACTGATATTAAATCGTATACTAAAGCACTAGAACTGTACTCACAAGATCTAGACCAGACATTTTAAATAATCATCGAGCATCGTATATTAAAAATCCTCAATAGGGACAAATCATGAAAATAAAACCGGCAAATAGTTGCTGTTCCATTACAAGTCACTCGCTGCTTTAATGCGCATATAAAATGCAAAGAAGAAAAAATATAAAAGCACGTTCCAAAAATAAAATTCTTTATCAAAGTATTTGGATTACCACGCTAATAATAGTAATTGTCGTCATTATTGGCTTTTGGCAAACTTATACTAAGTATTCTGGTGATTTAGTTAAAAAAGTTGATACAACCTCATCCAAAAACACTTTAAAACCGCAGTCAATTTTTAAAGTTGGTGAGACAGCAGAATATAAAGATATTCAGTTTAAAGTAAATGACTTCCGTTTCATAGATGGTTACCCAAAAATTGATAAATTAGATGCTGGAAATCAATTTGTTGTTGTTAATATAACCATTACCAATCATAGTAATAAAAAATTTGATTATGATTCATACTTTTTTCACCTTGATGACAATGGTAAACAAACAGATACAACGGAGTCTTCTTACAACGTAACTGATTCTTTAGACAGCGGCATCTTACTTAAAGGTGAATCAACAACGGGAAACCTTGTGGGGCAAGCAAATACAAATCATCAACTAAAGTTAATTTACCAACAAGATACTAATCTTAACAAAGGGAAAATAACTTTTAAACTGAATCAAGAATAAGATTTAAAACTGAACATGATACTAATACTCAGGATAATGATTCTTGAAATTCCTGGTTCTAGTTGTGATTCTGACGTTGCTTTATAATTTAATCGTTATTAACCCCAATTTTAGATCTGACTTTTCACCACTAAGAATGAGCTTCATAAATTGAAGCTTATTCTTAGTGGTGGGCAACACATGACTTATGCATTTTCATCTTTGGCCAAGAATGATGCAAAAATTAACGACAACGATTATGCACTGAAATTGCTTGCTAAGTTTTTCTTTGAGGAGAACAATACAAATATTTCAACCAATAGAGAGATAAAACTATGACAAGAGCCAATTTATTTAAAACCATTGCGACGATGGGATTATTAGGAACAATTATATATAAAGTTTTAACTAATGCACGCTCAGTATATATACAAATCATTCAGGCTTCGATCCTTGTTACATTATGGTTAGTTCTTGTAATTGATAGATACCGTCATACGCGTTCAAAATTATATTTAAAATGGGATTTATTTCTGGTTAGCGTAGCTACTTTACTAATAATAACTATAATATCTTTCTTTAGGTAATTTTTCTGTTAGTCATCAGTAGTTATCACGTGCAGAACCACGTTAAAAGCATTATTGGGGAAAAAATAATGACAAAAAAAGCACAAGAATTAAAGACACAAATAGTAGCTTATGGTTGGCAACTATTTACACCTGAAAATACAATCGTTATGGATAATGAGCAGGGAAATATAGCTATTGGAGATGTTTCTGATAACTTTAGAGGCGGTCCAGTAATATTGCTCAAGGTTAGCAAGAATGAAGCTATAGTCGAGAATAGCGGGTATTTTGAACAAGGAATATCAGTTACTTTAGACAAAAAAATTATTATCAGACGACGCCCTATCATTGGAGATAACTAATTGATGATTAAATAAAAAAGCTTTTAAACATGAATCAGAAGAATAAAGAAAGAGAAAGTGTAAATATGAAAGACCTAAAAATACACAGCAAAATGTTTCAATATAGAGCAGCGCTTTTTGTAATTGCTATTCCTTTGATTGTAGCCAATTTTATATATCCGAATAATATCTATATCCAGCGCTCAATGCCATTGTTACTAGCATTTATGCTTATTTCATACGCTGTTGAGAGATTTAGAGAGAAAAAATGGTTACCTTTTTCAGCTTACGCATTGGTTAGCTTGCTCAACATTTTTCAGGTTAGCCAAGAACTATATCGCCATTTATATATTTATAAATAATAACCAGATTTCCAACAAACAAAGCAACGATAATACACAAAAAACGCAAGATACTGGTGTTTAAATTTTTTGGCGTTATTTATTTCCGCAATGTTAATATTAAACACAACATAAACTTAATTGCCAATTTTGTCGAAACGGCAATTTTAATATTTGCGCGCATACAGTATGATAGGTGACAAAATTAAAGATATGTAGAATTCTATATATAACGGAACTTATGAAGATAGCTCGTCCTAAAAATTTGAAATGTCACTTGCTAGATTAAAATTAGAAGAAACTCAAGAAAGAAAAAACCAACATGAAATATTTTTCACCTAAATTACAAAAATACATTGATGATAACACCACCCCAACTCAAAATATTGGCACGCTTGTAGCGTCTGCAGCATTATTTATCTCCCTTTTACTAGTGATTAATACTGCATTGCATTTTCTTTTTGGTAACGAAAACTTTACAAACTTGCTTGTCTACTTAGTGGAACTGGCACTCTTTGTTATCATAGTAATTGCTCGCGTAAATTATGTGAACAAAATTCAGAACGATATATATACATCTATGAATAACGGAACATTTGACTACGGAAAAATAAAGAATTGGAACAGATTTGCTTATACCTATAACATATCCAGATTAATTGTTAAGTTCAAATTATTAGAGTTATTCGGTAACGATATAATCTCAACCAAATTCACGACAGCAGGTGTTACAGTTGGAATTACACCGATTAAAATGATTACCAGCGAGCAAATACAGGAAAACGTTCTGAATGCATTCTCTGTAAACGCAGAAAATATCCAATTCTCAGAAGATGGCTCTTCATACAGATTTGAAATGTCACTTGCTGGATTGAAACTATTAGAACCCCAAGATATTGTTGAGTACAACTAAGTTAATTAAAAAAGCCTCCGAGGACTAATCAGGGGCTTTTTGCTTACTTATATTCTGGTAGGTTATCCAAATTATCCTTTTTCGTTGAATTACAGTCAGTTCTAATGTATTCCTTAGTAAATTCAATTTTTCATTTAGAAATAGAATCAATAAAATCAAGTTTAACTTTTACGGATTCTATAACATCTGGATCATCACCATGGTGTACTTCACAAATCAAAAAAATCTGCCCATTTTGATTGTGTCAATGTTTTATCTCCTAATAATTCACTGGCTCATGCCATTATTTAAGTCAACAACTCTCCACTATCCTTTCACAGTTATAATATAGCTCTATAGACGATTAACGTAAAGTAAAAAAGCCTCCAAATAGACGGGGGCTTCTGTTCTAAGAAAATATAAGTTTATAATGTCCACATTGTTGCAGACAAGCGAGCAACATCTTCAGCAAAATTAGGCTTCTGTAACTCTGTGAATAGCTTTAATCCTTGTTCAGATAACTTCTGGTTCAATGCAAGTGATCTAAAGTCTTTCGCCAAACCACGAGCAACAACTTGTTCGCTTTGCTTTTCATCTGTTAATTGATGAATAGCTTTATTGATATAAACTTGTTCGTCACTATTCACATCTAGTTTTTGCAATAATTCCAGCAAATTTTCTTTTTTTGACATTTTGAAGTTCCCCTTTAGTGAGAATTCTACTCCTACAAGGCGCTTATTACAAATTGTCGTTATGCTAAAGTATCAAACCGTTACCTTAGGTATCTGTTGTCAACTCAATCCCGTTTTGAAATTAAACTGATGCACTAAAACAGTGCTTCAGGTCTAAGCTCGTGTTTTGTGACTTTAGAACCACAACCCTCCTATATTAAGCTGGGGTAACGTCTCGTTCACCCATCTACTTTCCCAACTATCTGGGAACTATTTTCGCCACAAGTGGAGAATTTGGTTTACTCAAGATTGAGTAAAAGTAGTTTTAGACAGAATTGTCCAAAACTGGACAACCATGTATTTGAATTCACTTACAACGTTTTTAATGAACGGGCGTACCTGTAAGTACGACCGCTACAACCGTACCCGAAAGTATACTTGTTCGCAGTTTGTTACGAATATGTTTTCCGCCAGTTGTGTCGGAACTATGTATATACATTTTTAAATATATATTTCTGTAATATTTACCATATGCTGGTTTTATGTGTTATTTTTGAATTATTTCGCTTGAAATAACATTCACTTTAATGAAATAATAAGCCATAACAAAAGGCGTTGCACTAAGATCTTTAAAACCTTATGCAACGCCTTAAAATGTATTAGTGGAGAAGAAGGGATTCGAACCCTCGCACGCTTTAACACGTCTACACCCTTAGCAAGGGCGCCTCTTCAGCCGCTTGAGTACTTCTCCATAACAATAACTAATATACCAGAATTTAGAACGGATAGCAATACCCAAAATTATTCATAAAGCCTTTATTTAAAGTAAATCAAGCGTCTTATGAGAAAAAAGAGCTACCACGTTACATGCTCTTTATTTATCCCCATTGCCTGCTATTTCTCTTAGAACTACTTTAGTAACATCCCCGCTAATAAACGCTGAAACATGCCCATTTTGCTCTATAAGTAACTCTCCATGATCTCCAACACCACAAATGTCTCCCTCAACATCCGCATTACCTGTTTTTAAAATAACATGTTTATTTTGTAAATATGAATGCTTGCGATAATATGTAAGATGTAGACCACTTTTATAGTCGGAAAAGTCACTTACAATTTCAGAAAAAATAGTTTGTACGAGCAAATTTTTATCAACATCTACTCCTAATGTTCCAACAATATGTTTTAATTCTTGTGGAACAGCAGTTGGCAAAATATTCAAACCAATACCAATAGCTACCTGAGTTACAACATTATTTGTTAGAATGCCTTCTACTAAGATTCCTGCAATCTTGCGATCGTTTAAGTATAGATCATTTACCCATTTAAGATCAACTTGGATACCACTAACTTTGAAAATTGCATGAGCAACCGATACAGCCACCCCCGTAGTTAGTAGACCTGCATCGAATTCATTCTGAATATCAAAAACAAATGTTTGATATATACCCGCTCCTTTAGGTGAGAAAAATGAACGCCCCTTCTTACCGTAACCAGCCGTCTGTTGGTTGCTAACAACGCCAAAAGGCCTAGACACACCCGCATTGAGCATGTCTCGGCCTTTTATCATCGTTGAGTCAACCACATCAATCACTGTAATTTGTTCAGGCATACTTGATTGTGTGATTAAATTCATCGTATAAAATTTGTGCGACAATTCGCACACCCCTTTTATTCTGCTTCTTCTTTATAACTTAACGCAGCAACGTTTAATTCCTTGTCTCCCAATCCCTTAGTGAAACTAGTTTCGTGGGAAACGATAATAACATTACCAGGGAATTTATCAATTGCTTTTCGTAACGCATTTTTAGTTCCTTCATCTAAATGATTTGTAGGTTCATCTAAAATTAAGAAATTGCTTGGCTTCATTTCCATAATAGCCAATTTAACTTTCGTTTGTTCACCACCGGATAACTGTTTTAATGGCTTTTGCGCATTTTCAGCGTTAATACCAGCAGCGGCTAACCGAGTACGTAAAGCTTTCGGCTCCAATTTAGGGAAACGATCTTGCATTTCTTGTAGTGGGGTTTTCTGATCGTTATCCCATTCTAAATCCTGATCAAAGTAATTCACTACTGCTGATGGTGAAAACTCTGCCTCACCACCAAGTGCTGGTATAACACCCAAAACTGATTTGATTAATGTCGATTTACCAGCACCATTGAATCCTTTAAAAACAACTTTTTGTCCAGAAGTCATTGAAAAAGTTACTGGTTCCAACACTGGTGTTACATAACCGACTGACAGTTCATTCACTGTCAATGCATTTGCAGATTGTGAATTAACATAAGGAAAATTAAACTTGGCCTGTAATGCTTCTGAAGGTGGATCAACTCGATCCATTCTTGCCAACATTTTTTCACGAGACTTAGCTTGTTTTGATGTTGAAGCACGAGCTTTGTTTTTAGCAATAAACTTTTGAGCCTTCTCAATTTCACCTTGTTGCTTTTCATATTGACGTAACTGTTGCTCAGCTCGCTCGTCTTTTTGACGCATTGCCTTTTTAAATGAGCCACGGAACTTAGTAATTTTACCAAACGATAGGTCAATTATTGCATTGGTTACCTTATCCAAAAAGTCAAAATCATGCGAAATAATCATCGCTGATCCTTCAAAAGAC
The Leuconostoc suionicum genome window above contains:
- a CDS encoding GNAT family N-acetyltransferase, yielding MFIGKKVKLSHYHDGDGKKFAEWQWDDAFNNPLSDDMIHPHTAEDWENIFRRSSKSKENVEFTVRKTENNDLVGFVALFDLNIRNHTGELAIGFPKKEDRLKGYGSETLSLILDYGFNNLNMHKIKLTVYPFNTPAVKAYKKNGFTKEGTFKNEVFYDGKWVDIDHYAIFQNDWYASQNEYQ
- a CDS encoding TetR/AcrR family transcriptional regulator, coding for MNRQDKKNLTRTKITTVFISLVHQRGFANTRISDITQQAGLSRGTFYVYFLDKYDLLEKLENNLLKHIETLSTLTINKTVAWLDNPSGDILSTPSSPYFSLINIFNYLDNNRFFFQTLLSENGDKQFIYKMNRLLDHLFEKLCKNTSDHILQALPSDYTIELLTSSLVSIIDHWLQKANPETPSDVAKILIQSRLFAVYQPA
- a CDS encoding DNA topology modulation protein, whose translation is MKRVLLIGSGGAGKSTLARKLSKQLNITVFHLDKLLWKPNWQMTPKPEQAIIVNNLVRQDSWIIDGNYNGTLDIRVAAADTIIFLDRSRFVCIYQVFKRLLQYRGTSRPDMQDNCPEKIDFDFLKWIWHFPNKQKVMIMNMFETIDQSKNIVILKNKKQIEQFLDQL
- a CDS encoding ClbS/DfsB family four-helix bundle protein, producing MKSYESKVALNEAIKTSYKKYIDEFTNIPNSLSNKRIQDVDRTPSENISYQLGWITALLNWERDEIAGKEIFVPAKGYKWNNLGGLYQSFYDTYADLSLEEQINLLNKRVNELCELVSSLPDDILFEPNKRKWATTPAQWPVWKWVHINSVAPFKTFRTKIRKWKKLALIK
- a CDS encoding DUF2075 domain-containing protein, translated to MNKILKDQFMIDQLSDNQKETITSINSYINESIKGNQHAVAVIQGAAGTGKSVVLMNLVTKYMTDKRYKTALVVNHPELFKAYQDLAHDIPGMKEKDILRPTALINRAQKNNWKYDVIFVDEAHLLYSKPEPYAHYRGENQLTDLMNLAKIVVVVYDFAQVFQSKMYWSQDLLRQTVGSHPYRQFDMDFQYRMVASSEQVQWMDDLTAQKPLMPFPRNSDFDFKVFSTAGDLYEEVKAKNREVGLSRVVATSGFPRIDGRHNVEMDTFSLPWDEWDPQRTHWAKRESSITQVGTIYTLQGFDLNYVGMIIGPSFGYDDKTDSMTILPEKYSHKEIFKKRKDIKFTSKEYQDFIANVLNVLIKRGKYGMYLTAYDDQLRQRLVDLYQNEC
- a CDS encoding GNAT family N-acetyltransferase, giving the protein MFIGNNVKLSHYHEEDGKKLASWQWDEDFLTPLTSDMIHPYTAEDWEKIFRDASNSYENVEFTIRKVSDDSLVGFVDLSDISVRNHSCELGIGFPKKEDRSKGYGTEALSLILDYGFNNLNMHKIKLSVYPSNIGAVKAYTKAGFVKEGTAKNEIFYNGKWIDIDYYAIFQEDWYARQ
- a CDS encoding ribonuclease G, producing the protein MDENGKIVPVEIKGWNWGAFMYNIFWGIGNKTYLPLLCLIPLFNFIWIFVCGFKGNEWAWQKGDYTDVETFKAVQATWNRAGLVQFILTIAILVLYFLLFVILFSSVLNQNNY
- a CDS encoding tetratricopeptide repeat protein: MMTTQDNILLKTALKMRHEKEFKASNRILKKLDAKYPLNAYIQYQYAWSFDILGQEREAVPHYYAAIDNNGLESVDLENAYLGLGSTLRSIGSYDESLDILSKGTELFPTNNALKVFKGMTLYNLKRFKESTTILLECLIETSEDTDIKSYTKALELYSQDLDQTF
- a CDS encoding DUF4352 domain-containing protein; its protein translation is MQRRKNIKARSKNKILYQSIWITTLIIVIVVIIGFWQTYTKYSGDLVKKVDTTSSKNTLKPQSIFKVGETAEYKDIQFKVNDFRFIDGYPKIDKLDAGNQFVVVNITITNHSNKKFDYDSYFFHLDDNGKQTDTTESSYNVTDSLDSGILLKGESTTGNLVGQANTNHQLKLIYQQDTNLNKGKITFKLNQE
- a CDS encoding DUF3892 domain-containing protein, translated to MEFTKEYIRTDCNSTKKDNLDNLPEYK
- a CDS encoding biotin--[acetyl-CoA-carboxylase] ligase — protein: MSHKFYTMNLITQSSMPEQITVIDVVDSTMIKGRDMLNAGVSRPFGVVSNQQTAGYGKKGRSFFSPKGAGIYQTFVFDIQNEFDAGLLTTGVAVSVAHAIFKVSGIQVDLKWVNDLYLNDRKIAGILVEGILTNNVVTQVAIGIGLNILPTAVPQELKHIVGTLGVDVDKNLLVQTIFSEIVSDFSDYKSGLHLTYYRKHSYLQNKHVILKTGNADVEGDICGVGDHGELLIEQNGHVSAFISGDVTKVVLREIAGNGDK
- a CDS encoding ABC-F family ATP-binding cassette domain-containing protein, with protein sequence MALLEISGLSMAYAEKTLYEDAAFELQAGEHMGIVGQNGAGKSTLIKIITGQELPLSGKIEWQKGLKVGYLDQYAEIPEGMTLVDFLHTAYQDLYDKQDRITELYNEYAESLSDKLLERAGRMQEELDAAGFYDVDTKIERVISGLGLEAIGRTRALESMSGGQRAKVILAKLLLENDDVIILDEPTNYLDVAHIEWLEDFLQSFEGSAMIISHDFDFLDKVTNAIIDLSFGKITKFRGSFKKAMRQKDERAEQQLRQYEKQQGEIEKAQKFIAKNKARASTSKQAKSREKMLARMDRVDPPSEALQAKFNFPYVNSQSANALTVNELSVGYVTPVLEPVTFSMTSGQKVVFKGFNGAGKSTLIKSVLGVIPALGGEAEFSPSAVVNYFDQDLEWDNDQKTPLQEMQDRFPKLEPKALRTRLAAAGINAENAQKPLKQLSGGEQTKVKLAIMEMKPSNFLILDEPTNHLDEGTKNALRKAIDKFPGNVIIVSHETSFTKGLGDKELNVAALSYKEEAE